A genomic window from Populus alba chromosome 19, ASM523922v2, whole genome shotgun sequence includes:
- the LOC118044257 gene encoding disease resistance-like protein DSC1: MASSSAVAHKWKYDVFLSFRGKDTRNNFTSHLYDALCRKKIKTFIDDGLERGEEITPALLKTIEESRISVVIFSKNYASSPWCVDELVKILECKETYGQIVLPVFYHVDPSDVDEQTGSFGNAFAELEKTFKGKMDKVPRWRADLTYAASISGWDSQVTSPEAKLIREVVQTICKRLNRASPCKLRGLVGVDSRIEKINKLLSIVSSDVRIIGIWGMGGIGKTTIAEAFFYSISSQYEGCHFVPNIRQESEKGRLSDLRDELLSKLLEEENLRVGTPHIGPTFIRDRLCQKKVLLVLDDVNDVRQFQSLIEVPLIGAGSVVVVTSRDKQVLKNVADEIYEVEELNSHEALQLFSLNAFKGNHPLKAYMELSITAINYAKGNPLALRVLGSFLFRRESHFWESQLNEIESCPELNIYDLLRIGFDSLRDNNTKSIFLEIACFFRGHRVDFVKRILDGCGFKTDIGFSVLIDRCLIKISDDKVEMHDLLQEMAHEVVRKEYVDELGRQSRLWSPKDVYQVLTNNLGTGKVEGIFLDVSKIREIELSSTAFARMYNLRLLKIYNSVAGDKCTVHLPSGLESLSHELRYLHWDGYPLTSLPCNFRPQNLVELNLSSSKVKQLWRGDQNLGNLKDVTLSNCEHITSLPDISKARNLERLNLQFCKSLVMLPSSIQHLDKLVDLDLRCCKRLINLPSTINSSCLETLNLSGCANLKKCPETARKLTYLNLNETAVEELPQSIGEQSGLVALNLKNCKHLVNLPENMYLLKSLLIADFSGCSSISRFPDFSRNIRYLYLNGTAIEELPSSIARLRELIYLDLVGCNRLKNLPSAVSKLGCLEKLDLSGCSSITEFPKVSRNIRELYLDGTAIREIPSSVECLCELNELHLRNCKQFEILPSSICKLKNLRRLNLSGCLQFRDFPEVLEPMVCLRYLYLEQTRITKLPSPIGNLKGLACLEVGNCKYLEDIDCFVGLQLSKRHHVDLDCLRKLNLDGCSLSEVPDSLGLLSSLEVLDLSGNNLRTIPISINKLFELQYLGLRNCKRLESLPELPPRLSKLDVDNCKSLRTIISSSSTVVEGNIFEFIFTNCLGLPVINQILEYSLLKFQLYTKRLYHQLPDVPEGACSFCLPGDATPELFIHQSWGSTIKFQLSSHWANSEFLGFSLCVVIAFGSVSHSLQVKCTYHFRNKHGDSRDLDCYLHGWYDEKRIDSTHIFVGFDPCVIAKEDYMFSEYSEVSVEFRLEDMNGNLLPFDLCQVHECGVRLLYEDEIQRFHLIMSDSFHFYPLNLDGLEASFQAKRARFQGMRLGDFSVMRRTSEFLVKNITNFILYLEDSYHKVPRNFNFYVPGDVTPEWFSHQRWGSTVTFQLSSQWANLKSFRGFCLCVVIAFCSFGHSLQVKCTYHFRNKQGDSRDDLYCYLHYWDDEKLFDSAHIFVGFDPCLDVIYDSMFREYSEVSVEFQLEDINGNVLPSNLCQVYECGVRLLDVKDKDETSLSLTMADYRFCPLDRDVLEAMFQAKRYRGANCC; encoded by the exons ATGGCATCTTCATCTGCTGTTGCTCATAAATGGAAGTATGATGTGTTCCTTAGTTTTAGAGGCAAGGATACGCGCAATAATTTTACCAGCCATCTCTATGATGCTTTGTGTCGTAAGAAAATCAAGACTTTCATTGATGATGGGCttgaaagaggagaagaaattaCCCCTGCCCTTCTGAAAACGATTGAAGAATCAAGAATTTCTGTAGTAATTTTCTCCAAGAACTATGCATCTTCCCCGTGGTGTGTGGATGAACTGGTGAAAATACTTGAATGCAAAGAGACTTATGGGCAGATTGTTTTACCGGTCTTCTATCATGTAGACCCATCTGATGTTGATGAACAGACTGGGAGTTTTGGGAATGCATTTGCCGAGcttgaaaaaacttttaaggGGAAGATGGACAAGGTGCCAAGGTGGAGGGCTGACTTGACATACGCAGCCAGTATATCTGGATGGGATTCACAGGTTACTAG tcCGGAGGCCAAACTCATAAGAGAAGTTGTGCAAACTATCTGTAAGAGGTTAAATCGTGCTTCCCCATGCAAATTAAGAGGTCTGGTTGGAGTAGATTCACGCATTgagaaaatcaacaaattacTATCCATTGTGTCATCAGATGTCCGCATTATAGGAATTTGGGGCATGGGTGGTATAGGCAAGACAACTATTGCGGAAGCTTTCTTCTATAGCATCTCAAGTCAGTATGAAGGCTGCCACTTTGTTCCGAACATAAGGCAGGAATCAGAGAAGGGTCGTTTAAGTGATCTACGAGATGAACTTCTTTCTAAACTACTGGAGGAAGAAAATCTTCGCGTTGGGACACCACATATAGGTCCTACTTTCATCAGGGATAGACTCTGCCAAAAGAAAGTTCTCCTTGTTTTGGATGATGTGAATGATGTACGACAATTCCAGAGTTTAATTGAAGTGCCTCTGATTGGTGCAGGAAGTGTTGTTGTTGTAACATCAAGAGACAAGCAAGTACTTAAGAATGTAGCTGATGAAATATACGAGGTTGAGGAATTAAACTCCCACGAAGCTCTTCAACTCTTTAGCTTGAATGCTTTTAAGGGAAACCACCCCCTAAAAGCTTATATGGAGTTGTCAATCACGGCAATAAATTATGCCAAAGGGAACCCATTAGCTCTTCGAGTTTTGGGTTCCTTCTTATTCCGCAGAGAAAGTCATTTTTGGGAATCTCAATTAAATGAGATCGAAAGCTGTCCCGAGCTGAACATTTATGACTTGCTGAGAATAGGCTTTGATTCACTGCGTGATAATAACACGAAGAGTATATTTCTCGAAATTGCATGTTTCTTTAGAGGGCATCGAGTTGATTTTGTAAAGCGGATACTAGATGGCTGCGGTTTCAAAACAGATATTGGATTTAGTGTTCTCATTGACAGGTGTCTGATTAAAATTTCAGATGACAAGGTTGAAATGCATGATCTTTTGCAAGAAATGGCCCATGAAGTTGTTCGAAAAGAATATGTTGACGAGCTAGGAAGACAAAGCAGATTGTGGAGTCCTAAAGATGTATATCAAGTGTTGACCAATAATCTG GGAACTGGAAAAGTTGAAGGGATATTCTTGGATGTTtcaaaaataagagaaatagaGTTGAGTTCTACAGCCTTCGCAAGGATGTATAATCTTAGACtgctaaaaatttataattctgtAGCTGGTGATAAATGCACAGTGCACCTTCCTAGTGGCCTCGAGTCTCTTTCTCATGAGTTGAGGTATCTCCATTGGGATGGATACCCTTTGACATCTTTGCCTTGCAATTTTCGTCCACAGAACCTTGTTGAACTTAACCTATCATCTAGCAAGGTTAAGCAACTGTGGAGAGGAGACCAG AATCTCGGCAATTTAAAAGATGTCACCCTCAGCAATTGTGAGCACATAACTTCCCTGCCAGACATTTCAAAGGCCAGAAACCTTGAGAGATTGAATCTTCAATTCTGTAAAAGTTTGGTTATGTTGCCTTCATCTATTCAGCATCTGGACAAGCTTGTTGATTTAGATTTGAGATGCTGCAAAAGACTAATCAATCTTCCCAGTACAATTAATTCAAGTTGTCTGGAGACTCTGAACCTTTCTGGTTGTGCAAATCTCAAGAAGTGCCCAGAGACTGCAAGGAAACtgacatatttaaatttaaatgagacTGCTGTTGAGGAGCTTCCCCAATCAATTGGGGAACAAAGTGGACTTGTTGCGTTGAATTTGAAGAACTGCAAACACCTGGTTAATCTTCCAGAAAACATGTATTTGTTGAAATCTCTTCTAATTGCTGACTTCTCTGGCTGCTCATCTATCAGCAGGTTTCCTGACTTTTCGAGGAATATTAGATACTTGTACTTGAATGGAACTGCAATAGAAGAATTGCCATCTTCAATTGCTCGTCTAAGGGAACTCATTTATTTAGATCTAGTTGGCTGCAACAGGCTAAAGAATCTGCCGAGTGCGGTTTCTAAGCTGGGATGCCTTGAAAAACTTGATCTTTCCGGTTGCTCTAGTATCACGGAGTTTCCAAAGGTTTCAAGAAATATAAGGGAGCTGTATTTAGATGGGACAGCAATAAGAGAGATTCCCTCTTCAGTTGAATGTTTGTGTGAGCTTAATGAATTGCACCTGCGAAACTGCAAACAATTTGAGATTCTTCCAAGCAGCATCTGTAAGTTGAAAAACCTGCGAAGGCTTAATCTCTCAGGTTGCCTCCAATTTAGGGATTTTCCGGAAGTTTTGGAGCCGATGGTATGTTTGAGATATCTCTATTTAGAACAGACACGCATAACAAAGTTGCCTTCACCGATTGGAAATCTGAAGGGACTTGCCTGCTTGGAAGTGGGAAACTGCAAATATCTAGAAGACATCGATTGTTTTGTTGGCTTGCAATTATCTAAAAGGCATCACGTGGATTTAGATTGTTTGCGTAAGCTAAATCTAGATGGTTGCAGTCTATCGGAAGTGCCGGACAGTCTTGGCCTTTTATCATCACTGGAAGTGTTAGATCTAAGTGGAAACAATTTGAGGACTATACCTATAAGCATCAATAAACTCTTTGAGTTGCAATATCTAGGATTAAGGAATTGCAAGAGACTTGAATCATTACCGGAGCTTCCACCACGGCTATCAAAGTTGGATGTAGACAATTGCAAGAGTTTGAGAACAATAATATCAAGCTCATCAACTGTAGTTGAGGGGAAcatttttgaattcattttcaCTAATTGCTTGGGGTTGCCTGTGATCAATCAAATCTTGGAGTACTCATTATTGAAATTTCAACTTTATACGAAAAGGTTATACCATCAG CTGCCTGATGTTCCAGAAGGGGCATGTAGTTTCTGCCTCCCTGGAGATGCGACTCCGGAGTTGTTTATCCATCAAAGTTGGGGATCTACAATAAAATTCCAGCTATCTTCACATTGGGCTAATAGTGAGTTCTTGGGTTTCTCTCTTTGCGTTGTCATTGCATTTGGTTCTGTCAGCCATAGTTTGCAAGTTAAATGCACATATCACTTCCGTAATAAGCATGGTGATAGTCGTGACCTCGATTGCTATCTCCATGGTTGGTATGATGAGAAGCGCATCGACTCAACACACATATTCGTGGGATTTGATCCCTGTGTGATTGCCAAAGAAGACTATATGTTTAGTGAATATAGTGAGGTTTCAGTTGAATTCCGACTGGAAGATATGAACGGAAATCTCTTACCATTTGATCTTTGTCAAGTACACGAGTGTGGAGTTCGACTATTGTATGAAGATGAGATACAACGCTTTCATTTGATCATGTCAGACTCCTTTCATTTTTATCCTCTGAATCTAGATGGATTGGAAGCAAGCTTCCAAGCCAAGAGAGCAAGGTTTCAAGGCATGAGATTGGGGGATTTTTCTGTCATGCGTAGGACCTCTGAATTCTTGGTGAAAAACATAACGAATTTTATACTTTATCTTGAAGATTCATACCATAAG GTGCCTAGGAATTTTAATTTCTACGTCCCTGGAGATGTGACTCCGGAGTGGTTTAGTCATCAAAGGTGGGGATCTACAGTAACATTCCAACTATCTTCACAGTGGGCTAATCTCAAGTCCTTCCGGGGTTTTTGTCTTTGCGTTGTCATTGCATTTTGTTCTTTTGGCCATAGTTTGCAAGTTAAATGCACATATCACTTCCGCAATAAGCAAGGTGATAGCCGTGATGATCTCTATTGCTATCTCCATTATTGGGATGATGAGAAGCTCTTCGACTCTGCACACATATTCGTGGGATTTGATCCCTGTCTGGATGTCATATATGATTCTATGTTTCGTGAATACAGTGAGGTCTCAGTTGAATTCCAACTGGAAGATATTAACGGCAATGTCTTACCATCAAATCTTTGTCAAGTATACGAGTGTGGAGTCCGTCTACTGGATGTCAAAGATAAAGATGAGACGTCGCTTTCTTTGACCATGGCAGACTATAGGTTTTGTCCTCTGGACCGAGATGTATTGGAAGCAATGTTCCAAGCCAAGAGATACAGAGGGGCGAATTGCTGTTGA